The following proteins are encoded in a genomic region of Gossypium hirsutum isolate 1008001.06 chromosome D05, Gossypium_hirsutum_v2.1, whole genome shotgun sequence:
- the LOC107906378 gene encoding uncharacterized protein isoform X1: MYEVGAENVVQVIAFSTTGWVGDVGKQFMERWKSVFWTVNASHCIELLLDEVVNMGDVQRTLEKAKTISKFIHDHVTVLNLWRDYMDGHDLIKPTKIKSAVPFVTLENIISEKRNITAMFTSSAWNNTTWSSTVEGKRVAKLVGDASFWRGAGMVVKLTLPLIRVLCLMHGEDKPQMGYIYETIDQVKETIEGCNSRKSEYMPFWKAIDEIWDGHLHSPLHAAGALRQGSTVQQRTNLSPGRRVSRVAVICDENIEPDLCRCFKIQAQPKFSGEAADKRKGSNRGTTVK; the protein is encoded by the exons ATGTATGAGGTTGGGGCTGAAAACGTAGTTCAAGTCATTGCCTTTTCTACAACAGGTTGGGTGGGAGATGTTGGCAAGCAGTTCATGGAACGGTGGAAGTCTGTGTTTTGGACTGTGAATGCATCTCATTGTATTGAGCTACTGTTGGATGAGGTCGTGAATATGGGTGACGTTCAACGGACATTAGAAAAGGCGAAAACCATCTCGAAGTTCATCCATGATCATGTGACGGTATTAAACCTTTGGCGAGATTACATGGATGGTCATGATCTTATTAAACCTACCAAGATAAAATCGGCCGTGCCTTTTGTGACTCTAGAGAATATTATATCAGAAAAGAGAAACATCACGGCGATGTTCACATCATCCGCGTGGAACAACACAACATGGTCTTCTACAGTGGAGGGAAAGAGGGTAGCGAAGTTGGTAGGCGATGCTTCGTTCTGGAGAGGAGCCGGAATGGTTGTAAAGCTGACACTACCTTTAATACGTGTTCTATGTTTGATGCATGGGGAGGATAAACCGCAAATGGGATATATATACGAAACCATAGATCAAGTGAAGGAAACAATAGAGGGATGCAATAGCAGGAAATCTGAGTATATGCCGTTTTGGAAAGCGATTGATGAGATTTGGGATGGCCATCTCCATAGCCCCCTCCACGCTGCAG GTGCTCTCAGACAGGGAAGTACTGTTCAGCAAAGAACCAACTTGTCTCCTG GGAGGAGAGTATCCAGAGTTGCAGTGATTTGCGACGAGAATATTGAGCCAGACTTGTGTAGGTGCTTCAAAATACAGGCTCAACCGAAGTTTAGCGGAGAAGCTGCTGACAAAAGGAAGGGATCGAACCGAGGAACAACTGTTAAGTGA
- the LOC107906378 gene encoding uncharacterized protein isoform X2, which yields MYEVGAENVVQVIAFSTTGWVGDVGKQFMERWKSVFWTVNASHCIELLLDEVVNMGDVQRTLEKAKTISKFIHDHVTVLNLWRDYMDGHDLIKPTKIKSAVPFVTLENIISEKRNITAMFTSSAWNNTTWSSTVEGKRVAKLVGDASFWRGAGMVVKLTLPLIRVLCLMHGEDKPQMGYIYETIDQVKETIEGCNSRKSEYMPFWKAIDEIWDGHLHSPLHAAGALRQGSTVQQRTNLSPAMWWSP from the exons ATGTATGAGGTTGGGGCTGAAAACGTAGTTCAAGTCATTGCCTTTTCTACAACAGGTTGGGTGGGAGATGTTGGCAAGCAGTTCATGGAACGGTGGAAGTCTGTGTTTTGGACTGTGAATGCATCTCATTGTATTGAGCTACTGTTGGATGAGGTCGTGAATATGGGTGACGTTCAACGGACATTAGAAAAGGCGAAAACCATCTCGAAGTTCATCCATGATCATGTGACGGTATTAAACCTTTGGCGAGATTACATGGATGGTCATGATCTTATTAAACCTACCAAGATAAAATCGGCCGTGCCTTTTGTGACTCTAGAGAATATTATATCAGAAAAGAGAAACATCACGGCGATGTTCACATCATCCGCGTGGAACAACACAACATGGTCTTCTACAGTGGAGGGAAAGAGGGTAGCGAAGTTGGTAGGCGATGCTTCGTTCTGGAGAGGAGCCGGAATGGTTGTAAAGCTGACACTACCTTTAATACGTGTTCTATGTTTGATGCATGGGGAGGATAAACCGCAAATGGGATATATATACGAAACCATAGATCAAGTGAAGGAAACAATAGAGGGATGCAATAGCAGGAAATCTGAGTATATGCCGTTTTGGAAAGCGATTGATGAGATTTGGGATGGCCATCTCCATAGCCCCCTCCACGCTGCAG GTGCTCTCAGACAGGGAAGTACTGTTCAGCAAAGAACCAACTTGTCTCCTG CTATGTGGTGGTCACCTTAG
- the LOC107906381 gene encoding uncharacterized protein isoform X1 yields the protein MFDSSLVQSALSQNEGRLDIVSELQDNNSSIEETSYNEETGSVESCSKSSDFYPYRFQLEQDVHRLQQKLQEEIDLHSVLESAIEKNASELSSPSCLPHHAQELLSHIAVLEGTISKLEQEMISLHFQLSQERNERRLAEYRLRHSVSPSMSPSSRCLQHSDSVLHHSSDDNSCQERTDHPSESTGDSSSLDLVREKNAMGMILHHDGKKISAKTDGKSLQPLRFEEISRGITPKGLWDHPNRLSEEMVRCMRNIFISLADSAVPSKSSASKSHSSTLSPRGHLSNSSWWTSSERSMIPSWVQSPQVDIQSNSEVLASENSFDPYRVRGKLSWAEIGNYGLSTEVSWMSVGKQQLEYASGALRKFRTLVEQLAKVNPIHLSCNEKLAFWINLYNALIMHAYLAYGVPRSDLKLFSLMQKAAYTVGGYSFSAAAIEYVILKMKPPLHRPQIALLLALHKLKVSDEQRKSAIDTYEPLVTFALSSGMYSSPAVRIYTAKNVREELEEAQRDFIRASVGVSSKGKLLVPKLLHCFTKGFVDDSNLAVWISLYLPPNQAAFVEQCISQRRQSLLGSRNCGILPFDSRFRYLFLPDKNISIQ from the exons ATGTTTGACTCTTCGCTTGTTCAATCTGCTTTAAGCCA AAATGAAGGTCGGCTAGATATTGTTAGTGAACTTCAAGACAATAACTCATCGATAGAG GAAACAAGTTATAATGAAGAGACTGGAAGTGTTGAATCATGTTCTAAAAGCAGCGATTTTTATCCTTACAGGTTTCAACTTGAGCAGGAT GTACATAGATTGCAACAAAAGCTGCAAGAAGAGATAGACTTGCATTCTGTTTTGGAAAGTGCTATAGAGAAAAATGCTTCAGAATTGTCGAGTCCTTCATGCCTTCCGCACCAT GCTCAGGAGCTTCTATCCCATATTGCTGTATTGGAAGGTACCATCTCAAAACTCGAACAGGAGATGATCTCTTTGCATTTTCAACTTAGTCAAGAGAGAAATGAACGGAGGCTTGCTGAATATCGATTGAGGCATTCAGTTTCTCCATCA ATGTCACCATCATCAAGGTGTTTGCAGCACTCAGATTCTGTATTGCATCATTCCTCAGATGATAACTCATGTCAAGAGCGTACTGACCACCCCTCAGAATCTACTGGTGATTCATCGTCTTTGGATTTGGTAAGAGAG AAGAATGCAATGGGCATGATTTTGCATCATGACGGGAAGAAAATATCTGCAAAGACAGATGGCAAATCTCTTCAACCTTTAAGGTTTGAGGAGATTTCACGAGGGATAACGCCTAAAGGCCTTTGGGATCACCCTAACCGGCTATCAGAAGAGATGGTGAGATGCATGAGAAATATATTTATATCTCTTGCAGATTCAGCTGTACCTTCCAAATCATCTGCGTCTAAGAGCCACAGCTCAACTCTATCACCTCGGGGACATCTATCAAATTCATCGTGGTGGACATCATCAGAACGTTCGATGATTCCTTCTTGGGTGCAGAGCCCTCAAGTTGATATCCAAAGCAACTCTGAAGTTTTGGCTTCAGAGAATTCCTTTGATCCGTACAGAGTACGTGGGAAATTAAGCTGGGCTGAAATCGGAAATTATGGATTATCAACTGAAGTATCTTGGATGTCAGTTGGGAAGCAGCAGTTGGAATATGCATCTGGGGCCTTAAGGAAGTTCAG AACACTTGTGGAGCAACTGGCGAAAGTGAATCCTATACACTTGAGTTGCAACGAGAAGCTTGCCTTTTGGATCAACTTGTATAACGCCCTAATCATGCAT GCTTACTTAGCATATGGGGTTCCAAGAAGTGACTTGAAGCTCTTCTCCTTGATGCAAAAG GCAGCATATACAGTTGGAGGCTACTCCTTCAGCGCAGCTGCAATCGAATATGTAATTTTGAAGATGAAACCACCATTGCATAGACCGCAAATT GCTTTGCTTCTTGCCCTTCACAAACTGAAGGTGTCAGATGAGCAACGCAAGTCTGCAATCGATACATACGAACCACTCGTAACTTTTGCACTCAGTTCTGGGATGTACTCATCACCTGCG GTGAGAATTTACACTGCTAAGAATGTTAGGGAAGAGCTTGAAGAAGCACAACGCGATTTTATACGAGCTTCGGTTGGGGTTAGCAGCAAAGGGAAGCTATTAGTTCCGAAGTTACTGCACTGCTTCACTAAGGGCTTTGTGGATGATTCCAATTTGGCAGTATGGATATCTCTTTACCTGCCGCCAAATCAAGCTGCCTTTGTGGAGCAATGCATATCACAAAGGAGGCAAAGCCTTCTTGGATCTCGAAACTGCGGCATTCTTCCCTTCGATTCACGCTTCCGTTACTTATTCTTGCCAGATAAAAACATTTCAATCCAATGA
- the LOC107906381 gene encoding uncharacterized protein isoform X2, translating into MFDSSLVQSALSQNEGRLDIVSELQDNNSSIEETSYNEETGSVESCSKSSDFYPYRFQLEQDVHRLQQKLQEEIDLHSVLESAIEKNASELSSPSCLPHHAQELLSHIAVLEGTISKLEQEMISLHFQLSQERNERRLAEYRLRHSVSPSMSPSSRCLQHSDSVLHHSSDDNSCQERTDHPSESTGDSSSLDLKNAMGMILHHDGKKISAKTDGKSLQPLRFEEISRGITPKGLWDHPNRLSEEMVRCMRNIFISLADSAVPSKSSASKSHSSTLSPRGHLSNSSWWTSSERSMIPSWVQSPQVDIQSNSEVLASENSFDPYRVRGKLSWAEIGNYGLSTEVSWMSVGKQQLEYASGALRKFRTLVEQLAKVNPIHLSCNEKLAFWINLYNALIMHAYLAYGVPRSDLKLFSLMQKAAYTVGGYSFSAAAIEYVILKMKPPLHRPQIALLLALHKLKVSDEQRKSAIDTYEPLVTFALSSGMYSSPAVRIYTAKNVREELEEAQRDFIRASVGVSSKGKLLVPKLLHCFTKGFVDDSNLAVWISLYLPPNQAAFVEQCISQRRQSLLGSRNCGILPFDSRFRYLFLPDKNISIQ; encoded by the exons ATGTTTGACTCTTCGCTTGTTCAATCTGCTTTAAGCCA AAATGAAGGTCGGCTAGATATTGTTAGTGAACTTCAAGACAATAACTCATCGATAGAG GAAACAAGTTATAATGAAGAGACTGGAAGTGTTGAATCATGTTCTAAAAGCAGCGATTTTTATCCTTACAGGTTTCAACTTGAGCAGGAT GTACATAGATTGCAACAAAAGCTGCAAGAAGAGATAGACTTGCATTCTGTTTTGGAAAGTGCTATAGAGAAAAATGCTTCAGAATTGTCGAGTCCTTCATGCCTTCCGCACCAT GCTCAGGAGCTTCTATCCCATATTGCTGTATTGGAAGGTACCATCTCAAAACTCGAACAGGAGATGATCTCTTTGCATTTTCAACTTAGTCAAGAGAGAAATGAACGGAGGCTTGCTGAATATCGATTGAGGCATTCAGTTTCTCCATCA ATGTCACCATCATCAAGGTGTTTGCAGCACTCAGATTCTGTATTGCATCATTCCTCAGATGATAACTCATGTCAAGAGCGTACTGACCACCCCTCAGAATCTACTGGTGATTCATCGTCTTTGGATTTG AAGAATGCAATGGGCATGATTTTGCATCATGACGGGAAGAAAATATCTGCAAAGACAGATGGCAAATCTCTTCAACCTTTAAGGTTTGAGGAGATTTCACGAGGGATAACGCCTAAAGGCCTTTGGGATCACCCTAACCGGCTATCAGAAGAGATGGTGAGATGCATGAGAAATATATTTATATCTCTTGCAGATTCAGCTGTACCTTCCAAATCATCTGCGTCTAAGAGCCACAGCTCAACTCTATCACCTCGGGGACATCTATCAAATTCATCGTGGTGGACATCATCAGAACGTTCGATGATTCCTTCTTGGGTGCAGAGCCCTCAAGTTGATATCCAAAGCAACTCTGAAGTTTTGGCTTCAGAGAATTCCTTTGATCCGTACAGAGTACGTGGGAAATTAAGCTGGGCTGAAATCGGAAATTATGGATTATCAACTGAAGTATCTTGGATGTCAGTTGGGAAGCAGCAGTTGGAATATGCATCTGGGGCCTTAAGGAAGTTCAG AACACTTGTGGAGCAACTGGCGAAAGTGAATCCTATACACTTGAGTTGCAACGAGAAGCTTGCCTTTTGGATCAACTTGTATAACGCCCTAATCATGCAT GCTTACTTAGCATATGGGGTTCCAAGAAGTGACTTGAAGCTCTTCTCCTTGATGCAAAAG GCAGCATATACAGTTGGAGGCTACTCCTTCAGCGCAGCTGCAATCGAATATGTAATTTTGAAGATGAAACCACCATTGCATAGACCGCAAATT GCTTTGCTTCTTGCCCTTCACAAACTGAAGGTGTCAGATGAGCAACGCAAGTCTGCAATCGATACATACGAACCACTCGTAACTTTTGCACTCAGTTCTGGGATGTACTCATCACCTGCG GTGAGAATTTACACTGCTAAGAATGTTAGGGAAGAGCTTGAAGAAGCACAACGCGATTTTATACGAGCTTCGGTTGGGGTTAGCAGCAAAGGGAAGCTATTAGTTCCGAAGTTACTGCACTGCTTCACTAAGGGCTTTGTGGATGATTCCAATTTGGCAGTATGGATATCTCTTTACCTGCCGCCAAATCAAGCTGCCTTTGTGGAGCAATGCATATCACAAAGGAGGCAAAGCCTTCTTGGATCTCGAAACTGCGGCATTCTTCCCTTCGATTCACGCTTCCGTTACTTATTCTTGCCAGATAAAAACATTTCAATCCAATGA
- the LOC107906382 gene encoding coniferyl alcohol acyltransferase, whose product MGAKADFTVTVSKHETVAAVLPLQQHWLPLSNLDLLLPPVNVGVFFCYKKPESSIVSFTSMASVLKEAMAQALVYYYAFAGEVVANNVGEPELLCNNRGVDFVEAYADVELRDLDLHNPDESIEGKLVPIISEATELRCGGIVVACTFDHRIADAYSANMFLVSWAEMARFKSISLVPSFQRSLMNPRRPGCIAPSLDHMYVPFSSLPPPKQQRQSTDHLISRIYYITSEQLNEFQSLACTNGYKRTKLESFSAFLWKLIAVLAAKDGFNCTKMGIVVDGRVRLGEGDEEKASSMSCYFGNVLSIPFAGQRVSELIEKPLWWVANHVHDFLEQAVTKEHFLGLIDWVEAHRPEPALSKIYSKGSEEGPAFVVSSGQRFPVSKVDFGWGRPVFGSYHFPWGGDSGYVMPMASPGREGDWVVYMHLLKRQLELIEAEASDVLRPLTSDYLELD is encoded by the exons ATGGGCGCAAAAGCAGATTTCACGGTGACGGTGAGCAAGCATGAAACTGTGGCAGCAGTGTTACCATTGCAACAACACTGGCTACCACTCTCTAACCTTGACTTGCTTCTGCCTCCCGTCAACGTGggagtttttttttgttacaagaaACCAGAAAGCAGCATCGTGAGCTTCACTTCCATGGCCAGTGTTCTGAAGGAAGCCATGGCTCAGGCTCTGGTCTACTACTACGCCTTTGCGGGTGAGGTTGTGGCTAACAATGTGGGCGAGCCCGAGCTGCTTTGCAACAACCGTGGGGTGGATTTCGTAGAAGCTTATGCTGATGTTGAGCTTCGAGACCTCGACTTGCATAACCCTGATGAAAGCATTGAAGGCAAACTCGTACCTATAATATCTGAA GCAACAGAACTTAGATGCGGCGGAATAGTGGTGGCATGCACATTTGATCATCGAATAGCAGATGCCTACTCAGCCAACATGTTTCTTGTATCATGGGCTGAAATGGCTCGATTCAAGTCAATCTCTTTGGTGCCCTCTTTTCAAAGGTCTCTGATGAACCCCAGGCGTCCAGGGTGCATCGCCCCCTCCTTGGATCACATGTATGTGCCCTTCTCCTCATTACCACCCCCTAAACAGCAACGTCAATCCACTGATCATCTCATTAGTCGCATATATTACATCACTTCGGAGCAACTCAACGAATTTCAATCACTAGCCTGCACTAATGGATACAAAAGGACCAAGCTTGAGTCTTTCAGTGCCTTCCTATGGAAACTGATAGCAGTCCTTGCTGCCAAGGACGGTTTCAATTGTACCAAGATGGGGATTGTGGTGGATGGAAGGGTCAGATTAGGTGAAGGAGATGAAGAGAAAGCGAGTTCAATGAGTTGCTATTTCGGAAATGTTCTTTCCATTCCGTTTGCAGGGCAGAGAGTAAGTGAACTGATAGAGAAACCGTTGTGGTGGGTGGCTAATCACGTACATGACTTCCTGGAGCAAGCAGTGACAAAGGAACACTTTCTGGGCCTGATTGACTGGGTTGAAGCTCATCGTCCTGAGCCAGCACTATCTAAGATATATAGCAAGGGCAGCGAGGAGGGACCGGCTTTTGTAGTGTCATCGGGGCAGCGTTTCCCGGTTTCGAAAGTGGATTTCGGATGGGGTAGGCCTGTATTCGGGTCATACCATTTTCCTTGGGGAGGGGATTCCGGATATGTCATGCCGATGGCGAGTCCTGGTAGAGAAGGTGATTGGGTGGTGTACATGCACCTCTTAAAAAGGCAGTTGGAGCTGATCGAGGCGGAAGCTAGCGATGTGTTGAGGCCCCTTACTTCAGATTACCTTGAACTTGATTAA